In Streptococcus mitis, the DNA window ACAGATTTTACAAACGGTTGTCCCTATCATTCCTGGGGCCTTGACCTCGGTGGCTGGTGTCTTTATCTACGGTCACATCATCGGGACAATCTACAACTATATCGGCATTGTCATTGGCTGTGCCATTATCTTTTATCTAGTGCGCCTCTATGGAGCTGCCTTTGTCCAATCCGTCGTCAGTAAGCGCACCTACGACAAGTACATCGGTTGGCTGGATAAGGGCAATCGTTTTGACCGTTTCTTTATCTTTATGATGATTTGGCCCATTAGTCCAGCTGACTTTCTCTGTATGCTGGCTGCCCTGACCAAGATGAGCTTCAAGCGCTATATGACCATCATCATTCTGACCAAGCCCTTTACCCTCGTGGTTTATACCTACGGTCTGACCTATATTATTGACTTTTTCTGGCAAATGCTTTGACATGTAAAAAATCCGTTTGGTTTCCCAAGCGGATTTTGTGCTTTATTTTGAAACTTCTTTTGCAAGAACAAAGTTCCCAAGTGTGGCAGAACCATTTCCTGCGACTGCTGGCGTCACGATGTAATCCCGCACATCTGGTACTGGTAGGTAACCATTGAGAAGAGATGTAAATTTCTCACGGACACGGTCCAGCATGTGTTGTTGAGCCATGACCCCTCCACCAAAGACAATCACGTCTGGGCGGAAAGTCACTGTCGCATTGACCGCAGCTTGAGCGATATAGTAGGCTTGAACATCCCAAACAGGGTTGTTGAGTTCAATATTTTCCCCACGAACACCTGTACGAGCTTCCAAACTTGGACCAGCTGCATAGCCTTCCAGACATCCCTTATGGAAAGGACAAACACCCTTAAACTCTTTTTCAATATCCATTGGGTGTCTAGCAACATAATAATGACCCATTTCAGGGTGACCCACACCGCCGATAAACTCACCACGTTGGATAACACCTGCACCGATACCTGTACCGATTGTGTAGTAAACCAAGTTTTCGATACGGCCACCAGCGTTGTTACGGGCAACCACTTCACCATAAGCAGAGCTGTTTACGTCTGTAGTGAAGTACATTGGCACGTTGAGGGCGCGACGAAGGGCACCAAGCAAGTCCACATTTGCCCAGTTTGGTTTTGGA includes these proteins:
- a CDS encoding TVP38/TMEM64 family protein, which encodes MSQDKQMKAVSPLLQQIINISSIVGGVGSLIFCIWAYQAGVLQSKETLSAFIQQAGIWGPPLFIFLQILQTVVPIIPGALTSVAGVFIYGHIIGTIYNYIGIVIGCAIIFYLVRLYGAAFVQSVVSKRTYDKYIGWLDKGNRFDRFFIFMMIWPISPADFLCMLAALTKMSFKRYMTIIILTKPFTLVVYTYGLTYIIDFFWQML
- the scrK gene encoding fructokinase ScrK translates to MTKLYGSLEAGGTKFVCAVGDENFNVVEKTQFPTTTPIETIDKTIEFFSKFDNLAGLAVGSFGPIDIDKNSKTYGFITTTPKPNWANVDLLGALRRALNVPMYFTTDVNSSAYGEVVARNNAGGRIENLVYYTIGTGIGAGVIQRGEFIGGVGHPEMGHYYVARHPMDIEKEFKGVCPFHKGCLEGYAAGPSLEARTGVRGENIELNNPVWDVQAYYIAQAAVNATVTFRPDVIVFGGGVMAQQHMLDRVREKFTSLLNGYLPVPDVRDYIVTPAVAGNGSATLGNFVLAKEVSK